In Elaeis guineensis isolate ETL-2024a chromosome 1, EG11, whole genome shotgun sequence, a genomic segment contains:
- the LOC105039016 gene encoding nuclear transcription factor Y subunit C-6, with product MDQKSHGTPPAIGVATPVPYSAAVGPYQAYHHLYQQQQQQQQQQLQMFWADQYREIEQTTDFKNHNLPLARIKKIMKADEDVRMIAAEAPVVFARACEMFILELTLRGWAHAEENKRRTLQKSDIAAAITRTDVFDFLVDIVPREEGKDDAIPRGLAGAPTDPLAYYYVPQQ from the coding sequence ATGGATCAGAAGAGCCATGGGACGCCCCCGGCGATCGGCGTCGCCACTCCGGTCCCATACTCCGCCGCCGTGGGGCCCTATCAGGCCTACCACCACCTCtaccagcagcagcagcagcaacagcagcagcagctccAGATGTTCTGGGCCGATCAGTACCGCGAGATCGAGCAGACCACCGACTTCAAGAACCACAACCTCCCCCTCGCCCGGATCAAGAAGATCATGAAGGCGGACGAGGACGTCCGCATGATCGCCGCCGAGGCCCCGGTCGTCTTCGCCCGTGCCTGCGAGATGTTCATCCTCGAGCTCACCCTCCGGGGCTGGGCCCACGCCGAGGAGAACAAGCGCCGCACCCTTCAGAAGAGCGACATCGCCGCCGCCATCACCCGCACCGACGTCTTCGACTTTCTCGTCGACATCGTGCCCAGGGAGGAGGGGAAGGACGATGCCATCCCCAGGGGTCTCGCGGGGGCGCCGACCGATCCCCTCGCCTACTACTATGTCCCGCAGCAGTGA
- the LOC105039038 gene encoding uncharacterized protein — MVRFAEAIDGGSSGSDAVFQFRASFLLFCMVAASIVFITLAIFACGDDDEKSRSGKRRSKGGGTNPAVCTTGYVGADGGGDGNNDGGGGGGCGSGGGGGGGGGCGGGGCGHHGG, encoded by the coding sequence ATGGTCAGGTTCGCAGAAGCCATTGATGGTGGGAGCAGCGGCAGCGATGCTGTTTTCCAATTTCGTGCAAGTTTCTTATTGTTTTGCATGGTTGCGGCATCCATCGTCTTTATAACCTTGGCCATCTTTGCATGCGGTGATGATGACGAGAAGAGTCGCTCTGGCAAAAGACGTAGCAAAGGAGGTGGGACCAACCCTGCCGTCTGCACCACCGGCTACGTTGGTGCTGATGGTGGAGGTGATGGCAATAATGATGGTGGCGGTGGAGGCGGATGCGGCAGCGGTGGTGGAGGTGGTGGTGGAGGCGGATGTGGTGGAGGTGGTTGTGGACATCATGGGGGCTAG